Genomic DNA from Pseudofrancisella aestuarii:
CTTTAGCAACTGGCTCTAAAGAAAATTCTGGATTATATTCACTTTCAGCTGGTCTTCCTAAATGTGATAAAAGAATAACTGAACCACCTTTCTTTAGAATATACTCAACTGTTGGAATAGCAGCTTCAATTCTGACTTTACTAGTTACTTTGCCATCTTTAACTGGGACATTAAAATCAACTCTTACAACAACTTTCTTATTTTTTAAATCAACATCTTTCACACTTAAAAAGTCCATTTCAGACCTCCTTTTTTTATAGAGATGCTAGTCTTTCAGCTACTTTCACCATTTGTTCAGTATAAGACATTTCGTTGTCATACCATGCCACAACTTTAACTAATGACTTATCTCCTAATGGAGTAACCTTAGTCTGAGTCGCATCAAATAAAGAACCATACGTAATACCAATAACATCTGAAGAAACTATCTCATCTTCAGTATAACCAAAAGAATCACTAGAAGAAGCTTTCATTGCAGCATTAATCTCTTCAGCAGAAACTTTTTTAGAAACAACAGCCACTAGCTCTGTTAGTGAACCAGTTGCCACTGGAACACGTTGAGCAGCACCATCTAATTTCCCAGCAAGATCAGGAATTACAAGGCCAATAGCTTTAGCTGCTCCAGTAGAGTTTGGTACGATATTTACTGCTGCAGCACGAGCGCGACGTAAATCATTTTTACGATGTGGTCCATCTAAAGTATTTTGATCGCCAGTATATGCATGAATAGTCGTCATGAAGCCTTTTTCTATAGTAGCAAACTCATGTAGTACTTTAGCCATCGGTGCCAAACAGTTTGTAGTGCATGAAGCAGCTGAAACTATAGTATCTTCAGCTTTTAAAATATTATCATTTACGCCATATACTACTGTTGGAAGATCATTGCCTGCTGGAGCAGAAATCACAACCTTTCTAGCACCTGCATCAACATGAACCTGAGACTTAGCTTTTGAAACATACGCTCCAGTACATTCTAATACAACATCTATACCTAACTCTTTCCATGGTAAACTAGTTGCATCACGATCACCAAAAATTTTTATTCTTTTATTATTAACTATAAGAGTATTTTCTTCTATAGAAACCATATCAGCCTTAGAATATCTTCCTTGTGTAGAATCATACTTCAACAAATGAGCCATCATTTCGACTGGTGCTATACCATTTATAGCAACAATTTCCACTCCTTCTTTATCAAACATCTGACGAAAAGCTAAACGCCCTATTCTACCAAATCCATTTATCGCTATTCTCATTCGATTATTCTCCTTTATATATATTTAGCAATGATTTTTACTAAATTATCTACTGTAAAGCCAAAATACTTCATTAACTCTTCTGCTGGAGCAGACTCTCCAAAAGAAGCCATCCCTTTCACCTCTCCTCCAGCCTTAGGCATATACTTATACCAAAGATCTGCTTGTGCCAACTCAACAAAAACTGCTGGAATATCATCTCTTATCACAGATTTTTTATACTCGTCTGACTGCTCTTCAAAAACTTCTAAACATGGTATTGAAGCAACATTAATAGATACTCCTTTCTTTTCATATCCTTTTGCCACATTAATCGCTAGTTCAACCTCAGATCCTGTAGCCACTATAGTCAGTTTAGCATCACTAGCTTCTTTTGCTAAATATCCTCCAAGATAGGCTTTCTTTGCCTTAGCTTCATTATCAACAACGTTAGTAAGATTTTGTCTAGATAAAACCATTACACTTGGAACAGCTTTAGTTTTTAAAGCGCTATGCCAAGCAATCATAGTTTCAACAACATCTGCTGGTCTCCATACATTTAAATTAGGAATCAATCTTAGACTAGGAATATGTTCAACTGGCTGATGTGTAGGACCATCTTCTCCTAAACCAATAGAATCATGTGACATGACATAAACAACTGGTTGTTTCATTAAAGCACTCATTCTCATCGCATTTCTGGCATAATCACTAAAAACCAAGAAAGTTCCACCATATGGTCTGATACCACCATAAAGACTTAATCCATTCATTATAGCTGCCATACCAAACTCTCTAACACCATAAGATAAATAGTTAGCACCCTTATCTGTATTATTTAACCATACAGAACCACTCCAGTTAGTATTGTTTGATCCTGTCAAATCAGCTGAGCCACCAAACATTTCTGGTAATTCCTGACAAAGAACTTCTAAAGACATTTGCGATGCTTTTCTAGTAGCAACTTTTTTATCAAAATTTATATGCGCATTAATATATTCTTCAACTTTCTGAGTTAAATCACTCGTCAAATC
This window encodes:
- the tkt gene encoding transketolase → MSVSLEQKSVDAIRFLSIDSVSKANSGHPGMPMGMADIATVLWKKFLNHNPANPNWINRDRFILSNGHGSMLLYSLLHLSGYDLSIDDLKNFRQLHSKTPGHPEYGYTPGVETTTGPLGQGVANAVGMALGEKLLADKFNAKDDSIIDHYTYVFLGDGCLMEGVSHEACSLAGTLGLGKLIAFWDDNSISIDGNTEKWFTDNTPERFKAYGWQVIDSVDGHNREDIEKAIIKAQAEKSKPTLICCKTTIGYGSPTKAGTASVHGSPLNKEERDVVAEKLGWEYPAFEIPTEVYNYWNSCEKGNKLESDWNVKFKAYKDNNIKKFNELNRVLSRDLTSDLTQKVEEYINAHINFDKKVATRKASQMSLEVLCQELPEMFGGSADLTGSNNTNWSGSVWLNNTDKGANYLSYGVREFGMAAIMNGLSLYGGIRPYGGTFLVFSDYARNAMRMSALMKQPVVYVMSHDSIGLGEDGPTHQPVEHIPSLRLIPNLNVWRPADVVETMIAWHSALKTKAVPSVMVLSRQNLTNVVDNEAKAKKAYLGGYLAKEASDAKLTIVATGSEVELAINVAKGYEKKGVSINVASIPCLEVFEEQSDEYKKSVIRDDIPAVFVELAQADLWYKYMPKAGGEVKGMASFGESAPAEELMKYFGFTVDNLVKIIAKYI
- the gap gene encoding type I glyceraldehyde-3-phosphate dehydrogenase, producing MRIAINGFGRIGRLAFRQMFDKEGVEIVAINGIAPVEMMAHLLKYDSTQGRYSKADMVSIEENTLIVNNKRIKIFGDRDATSLPWKELGIDVVLECTGAYVSKAKSQVHVDAGARKVVISAPAGNDLPTVVYGVNDNILKAEDTIVSAASCTTNCLAPMAKVLHEFATIEKGFMTTIHAYTGDQNTLDGPHRKNDLRRARAAAVNIVPNSTGAAKAIGLVIPDLAGKLDGAAQRVPVATGSLTELVAVVSKKVSAEEINAAMKASSSDSFGYTEDEIVSSDVIGITYGSLFDATQTKVTPLGDKSLVKVVAWYDNEMSYTEQMVKVAERLASL